Below is a genomic region from Gillisia sp. Hel_I_86.
TGTTCTGGAAACAGAAAGGACTCAACAGGATTTACAACTTCTGTTTGTTTTTCTTCTTCTGTCATATTATCTGAAACTCTGTGTTCATTTCCACTAAATCCAGAGGCTTTTAATCCTTCAACGATGCTTTGTAGAGTTTCATTGAATTTTGCCGAAGCTGTTAAAACATAAGAAAGATTTAATTGAAATGCTTTATGCTTTTGAACATAAGGTTGACGTAACACACGACCTAAAATTTGCTCAACATCTACTGCACTTGATCTGTCAGCCAATGAGGCTAAAATATATGCAAAAGGACAATCCCAACCTTCTTTCAAAGCGTTGATCGTAATGATGTAACGAACTTCGCAATCCTTACTTTGTAAATTTGCTATACCTTTAAGTTCGTCAATGTTGGCAGTTTTTATCTTTATTTGATTTTCCGGAATGCCTAAACCTAATAGTTGTTCTTTTAATTTTTCAAAAGTTGTATTATCATCTTTAGTTTTTGGTTGAGCTTGAAACAATACAATTGGTCTAATGTATTTTCCGCCATCTTCTTCTTGCTTTTTGGCTAAATTTTCCAATTTCCGTTGTAGATGCAAAGCATTGTTAATGACTTCTGTTTTATCGTGATTGCTGTAAACGATAACAGGAAGTTTAACCATATGTTCCTTTTTTAATTCTATTGCAGGAACTAAACTCACAATATTACTATTGTCTTTTGGTGTTGCTGTTAAATCTAAAATGAATGAAGGATTTAAGTTTTTTAGCATATCTACGCTCAAATCACTTTCTGCATTATGGCTTTCGTCAACTACTAAAACAGGATGTAAACTTCTAATTACGTTGATTAACGCTGTATCGTCAACATCTGTTAGAAGGTGATTTCTGTTTGCATATTGTGGAACGAAAGACTCCAACTGTCCGTTTTCTTGATATACTTTTCTGTCTTCTTTGTTTTTTGCTCTTAAACTGGCAAAACTCAACACAAAAATGCTCAATTGTTCTTTTACAACTGTTGGGTTAAAATTTGAACCTTGTAGCAAATCTTCTTTTTGGTAAATCTCAACTTTATGATTAAAAAGTGCATTTAATTTTTGACGATAAGGATGTTCGGGATTTGACAAAGCGCTTACGGTTTGTTGCAATAAATTACTCCAAGGAACTAACCAGATTACTGCTTTAGTTTTGCTCGTGTCATAAGCTGAAAAAATGGAATGCAAAGCATTTACAGCAATAAAGGTTTTTCCGCCAGCAGTTGGTACTTTTATACAAACATGTGCTGATTTTGGAATGTTATTTTTGTAAGGTTGCATTCCTGTATTATCCAAAGGATTATATGGTCCAATTTTATCTTCCCAATATTGATTGAATGCAGTAGATACATTTTTATGCTCTTGAACATATTCCAAATATTCTTCAAGATTTTCTATTACTTTTTGTTGATAGCTTTTTAATTCCATAATCTAAAATCTTGTAATGTCTCTAGGTATTTTTTTGAAAATGATGTTATTTTTTGACATAAATTCTTTTGGCAACAAGCAGTTATCTGCATAAATAACAAATTGCTCGCCTTTGGTTTTTATGAGTTCCAAAGCATCATAATCTAAGGTGGTTAAGCGGTCTTTTTCGTAAATGAAGTAGTACGCTGATTCGTCTTTTTTTCCTAAAAAATAAGGTTCTTTGTTTGGTTCAGTAAAAGAAGTTCGGGTTTCTGAAAACCAAATGTACTCTCTGATTTTCGCCAAGCCAACTTTCTCATTTAGGTTTTGATTTTCATCAAATAATGGTAAACCGAGTTCGTAAAAGTCAAATGCTCCGCCTGTTCCTGCTACTGCTTTTGCCCCTGAACCATATCCTTTGGTTACACGTTTTACTCTTTCTGCAGTAATATTATTGGCGTAATCTTCCATTTCTACCAAAATGAACTTGCGATTACCACCGTCATGTTTATTTAGGTTTAAAACTGCGTGAGCAGTTGTGCCTGAACCTGCAAAAGAGTCGAGGATGATGCCTTCGGAAGTATCAATAGAATTAAGTAATGTCTCTATAAGACTTACGGGTTTGGGATAGTCGAAACTTTTTTCTGTTAATTCTTTCAATGAAACACCACCTACACTCTTGGTACTAATTATTGACCTTAAAAGAAAATCCGAAACTTCATCCAAGTATTTTATTGAACTCGGTTGAGTGTTTTCATCCTTTGCAAACCAAATTTTACCACATATGAAACTTCCATTATGTAATTCCTTTACATTATCATAATCCAACATTGAATCAAAAGTTTCTTTCGTCCAACGCCAACCTCTATCTGGGACTTTGCAAGGTTGTTTTGTTTTTGGATGCAGAACATCATAACGAGGACCATATGTTTGACCATTTGGCCAACTTACATTGATTTTACCCCAAAGTTTATAGTTCTCATCAAGTGAATTATACAAAGTTATTCCTCGGTCGTAAGCATTCTTTTTGTATAAATTTTTGATTTCAATTTCAGCTTTCGGAATAGAAGTTTTTTTTCTTTTTAATTGATTGAGAAGCTCGTTTATTTCTGGAATACCTTCTTTTCTTTGGATAAATTTATGCTCTCGGGATTTATTCTTAACGAAAAGCAGTACATACTCGTGAATGTTTCCAATAAACTTATCATTTTTTGGAACCCTTTTATTCCAAACTAATTGTTCTATGAAATTGCCAACTCCAAAAATTTCATCCATCATTAATTTAAGATTGGATATCTCATTTTCATCAATCGAAATAAAAATAGCTCCATCATCTGCCAACAATTTATGAAGCAATTTTAAGCGTGGATACATCATACACAGCCATTTGTCGTGTCGGGTGAGGTCTTCGCCATCTTTACCTACCACTTCGCCCAACCATTTTTTTATTTTGGGGTGGTTCACGTTGTCATTGTACACCCAACTTTCATTTCCTGTATTATAAGGTGGGTCAATGTAAATGCACTTTATTTTTCCTTCATATTCAGGTAGTAAACTTTTTAAGGCTTCAAGGTTGTCTCCGTGTATGATTTTATTTCCGCTGTTGGTCGGTTCGTTTTGTTCGCCCTTTTCTGCTGTAAATCCGTATTTGCGTTCCAAAACTCTGTATGGCACATCTTGGTGGTGGCTCACCACTTTTTCTTTTCCTATCCAATTGAGTGTTGGCATACTATTTCTGTTCTTTATTTGATATTATCAATTCTTTCACGTCAATGTCCAAAATTTCCGCTATTTCCATCAAGGTTTCCAAGCGTGGTTGCTGTCGGTTTTGGGCATAAGCGTTTACCATATTGTAGCTTTTCCCAAGTTTTTCAGCTAACCAAGTCTGCTTAATTCCTTTCTGTTCCAACACTTCCTTAATTCGGTTCATTTAATTCGGTCTTTATTTTTTCCTTAAAAATCTCATTGAATAGCTCCGCTGATTTCAAACGTAATTTAGTCCACTAAAATAGTCAAGATTTTTTATTTATCTCAAAAAATGGTGTATAAAGTGTAAATATTATGTTCAGGTGTGGTGGCAAAGGGCTAATTGTTCTATTTAAATATCGACCTCGCCTCCTCATAAACCCGCTCAAAATTTGACGCTAAATCAGCCTGAGAAAACTGCTTGGGTTCTAGAGGAAGCTCCCTTTTTATTCTTTGCAACTTAAACTGCACTTTATTATCCATTCCATCTGCATAGGTAATGAACTCGCCCTGTTTCAACCGAAAGAAAACATCCGCCCTTATCTTGGGAATTTCCTTTTCACCGGTAGTAATTCGCGTATCAAAATCGAGATTATGCCCACGACTGATACTTTTAGTAGGATCTTTTATAATCTCAAAAAAGCGTTCATAGTATTTTGCAGTGTCCGGGTCGTTGACCTTACCAAAAAACTGATAGGAAAGATTGCTCAATATCGCCTTGCTTGCCTTATCGCCGTACATCATATCGTTCTGGATCTTGTCCTGCATCACATAGACCGTAGAAATATTATAGCTTCGTAACGTTGCCGGAATACGGTGCATATTCAATAATCGAATGGTAGGCGCCTCTTCCATTAACAGGAAGGAAGGTTTGGAATTCCGCACACTCATTTGTTTGGTAATGGTATGGACAATAGTAGCAATAACAGGCGAATAGGATGTTTCAAATTTTGGATTGTTCACGATTGAAATCACACAAGGATTTTCTTCGCTATTGATATTGAGCGGTACTTCATCTGCGGACAACGCCATAAAAATCCGTTGTGTACTGATGCGTTTTAATGCATTGGCCAAGGTACTTTTTACACCAGCGGTTTGGCGTTCCGAATCCTTACCACTTATAAAGGCATCTGCCATAGCCCTTGAGGTGGTATTGGTTTCCAAAAACTGTATCAGGCTGTCGGTGTCCAGATATTGATAAATGGCAATCAAATGAGGAAGGGTACAGAATTGTGGATAGGTCGTTTTCAGTTTCCAAATCAATCCACCAATCAAACCTTCTGCAGCATCATTGAAAAATTTGGTCGTGCCAGTCGTTCCAGATTCCCGTTGCTCTAAAAGGTTCTCGATTAACACCCGGGAAACCTCATTTACGCTTTCCTCGTTCTCCAAATACCTTGGAGCAATGGGATTGACCCGATGGATAATTTTATCAAAGGAAATCACCTTGAATGGAATATCTCCGTCCTTAAAAAGTGGATACGCCATTTCCGTTAGTTCAAAATCCTTGTAATCGAGGATGATGCCACAAAAGCCTTCTTTCCGGAAATGTTTCAGGAATCCATACACTACACTTTCGGTCTTTCCACTTCCCGCAGAACCTATGATGGATGCGCCACGTTTGATATTGTCCAGTTTGAAGTTTCCCTTGGTAGTAGCAAAATTGATTTGATACCTATAGTCGCCATTTTTTGGCACCTCCTTTTTATGCAAGAAAACATACAATGCCGTATTGATCAACAAAAGCGGACAGACCACATTCAACAAAACTAAAACCAAATTGTTCCAAGGTTGTAAAAAATAAGCCAGGGCAAACAACAAAAAGCCGTTTGCAATAAATGCATATTTGGAGACCTGATACGATCCATAAAATATAGCACTGGCCAGACCTATGGTTAAAAGAGCGGTAAAGAGATTGTCTATTTGCATACGTTCGGATTAAATACCTATGGAACTTGATTTAATGGCCACTTCCACGCCACGGCGCAGTCGGTTGAATACCTTCATTGCCAGTTGCGCCTGTGAAACCGGAATACTGGGCAGCATGGGAACACCACTTTCCTTCATCATTTTAAATGCGATTGCCTTTTCATTGGTGGGCAGTTTCATCAGCGATGCAAAATAGATTTTGGGATTCTTGACAAAATCCTTTCGAGCTTTGTAGGTCTCGGCGAAGTTTCTTTGATAGCCAAAAGTCCTGTCAAAGGTCTTTTCCGCAC
It encodes:
- a CDS encoding DEAD/DEAH box helicase gives rise to the protein MELKSYQQKVIENLEEYLEYVQEHKNVSTAFNQYWEDKIGPYNPLDNTGMQPYKNNIPKSAHVCIKVPTAGGKTFIAVNALHSIFSAYDTSKTKAVIWLVPWSNLLQQTVSALSNPEHPYRQKLNALFNHKVEIYQKEDLLQGSNFNPTVVKEQLSIFVLSFASLRAKNKEDRKVYQENGQLESFVPQYANRNHLLTDVDDTALINVIRSLHPVLVVDESHNAESDLSVDMLKNLNPSFILDLTATPKDNSNIVSLVPAIELKKEHMVKLPVIVYSNHDKTEVINNALHLQRKLENLAKKQEEDGGKYIRPIVLFQAQPKTKDDNTTFEKLKEQLLGLGIPENQIKIKTANIDELKGIANLQSKDCEVRYIITINALKEGWDCPFAYILASLADRSSAVDVEQILGRVLRQPYVQKHKAFQLNLSYVLTASAKFNETLQSIVEGLKASGFSGNEHRVSDNMTEEEKQTEVVNPVESFLFPEQQKEAEEETIDKKRISFDPNAKEDDIEDTSVIVEIETMAEEQNKELEQQIQEQEKQPVDSTIFQEMGDKVKRYRVKEANKEIIEKIDFPQFFLKVTASDIFGTDEELLNRESLLKDFKLSDEDIKIDFDQISSDLYKVDLTETVKDNYTPDWVKIEESQVKDPIAEYILAKPKDAQISDITHQIMQIIGNMYPIPDQEIKVYVGRILKGMNAEQMRDILVRKWSYTDKIKAKIRQLSDSYAETRFMDLIKSKRITAKENWKLGKEIVPGNIGSSIGNSLYEREGTMNNFEQKVIMEIGTSSNIVFWHRNLERGKGFYINGFKANHYPDFILRTKSGKTILIETKGDHLDGSDSEGKCRLGNEWERQAGHDFSYFMVFDKKEVKGAFTLDKAKELISGM
- a CDS encoding site-specific DNA-methyltransferase; amino-acid sequence: MPTLNWIGKEKVVSHHQDVPYRVLERKYGFTAEKGEQNEPTNSGNKIIHGDNLEALKSLLPEYEGKIKCIYIDPPYNTGNESWVYNDNVNHPKIKKWLGEVVGKDGEDLTRHDKWLCMMYPRLKLLHKLLADDGAIFISIDENEISNLKLMMDEIFGVGNFIEQLVWNKRVPKNDKFIGNIHEYVLLFVKNKSREHKFIQRKEGIPEINELLNQLKRKKTSIPKAEIEIKNLYKKNAYDRGITLYNSLDENYKLWGKINVSWPNGQTYGPRYDVLHPKTKQPCKVPDRGWRWTKETFDSMLDYDNVKELHNGSFICGKIWFAKDENTQPSSIKYLDEVSDFLLRSIISTKSVGGVSLKELTEKSFDYPKPVSLIETLLNSIDTSEGIILDSFAGSGTTAHAVLNLNKHDGGNRKFILVEMEDYANNITAERVKRVTKGYGSGAKAVAGTGGAFDFYELGLPLFDENQNLNEKVGLAKIREYIWFSETRTSFTEPNKEPYFLGKKDESAYYFIYEKDRLTTLDYDALELIKTKGEQFVIYADNCLLPKEFMSKNNIIFKKIPRDITRF
- a CDS encoding helix-turn-helix domain-containing protein gives rise to the protein MNRIKEVLEQKGIKQTWLAEKLGKSYNMVNAYAQNRQQPRLETLMEIAEILDIDVKELIISNKEQK
- a CDS encoding type IV secretory system conjugative DNA transfer family protein translates to MQIDNLFTALLTIGLASAIFYGSYQVSKYAFIANGFLLFALAYFLQPWNNLVLVLLNVVCPLLLINTALYVFLHKKEVPKNGDYRYQINFATTKGNFKLDNIKRGASIIGSAGSGKTESVVYGFLKHFRKEGFCGIILDYKDFELTEMAYPLFKDGDIPFKVISFDKIIHRVNPIAPRYLENEESVNEVSRVLIENLLEQRESGTTGTTKFFNDAAEGLIGGLIWKLKTTYPQFCTLPHLIAIYQYLDTDSLIQFLETNTTSRAMADAFISGKDSERQTAGVKSTLANALKRISTQRIFMALSADEVPLNINSEENPCVISIVNNPKFETSYSPVIATIVHTITKQMSVRNSKPSFLLMEEAPTIRLLNMHRIPATLRSYNISTVYVMQDKIQNDMMYGDKASKAILSNLSYQFFGKVNDPDTAKYYERFFEIIKDPTKSISRGHNLDFDTRITTGEKEIPKIRADVFFRLKQGEFITYADGMDNKVQFKLQRIKRELPLEPKQFSQADLASNFERVYEEARSIFK